Genomic DNA from Oryza sativa Japonica Group chromosome 5, ASM3414082v1:
TATCACCATAGGATAAATGCACTATTTACATATATAGTTTGTGTAAGAATTTAATTTGTTGCACTTTTAATATATCGTTTATATTATTAGCGGTTTAAAGGCTTGTTTTCATATCAAGGATAAAAGTGTAATACGTAGAACGATTTGCCTTGTTTCTTCACTGCAAAATCCAACATATTTTAAATTCTAGTTGCTGTATTCCTGACGCAAAGTAAATACTCATCGCTTTACCAGAATAGATTTGAATCCATAATCTACCTCTACCAGAGAATGAATCtaaaatccatccatccaaacaaGCCAGCCATAGATCAACGCACACAGCAAAGCTATAGCCAAGGAAGAAATGAAGTAGAGCGAAAATGCAAGGTGATCCCATCCATCCAAACAAGCCAGCCATAGATCAACGCACACAGCAAAGCTACAGCCAAGGAAGAAATGAAGTAGAGCGAAAATGCAAGGTGATCCTAAACCGGCACATTGTACATGACTGCATCTGACAGGTCACAACTAATTGCTAGAGTTCCAGTTAAAACTGACGCTAGCCTACAAAGGATGGGTGCAGATGGATTACAGACGATTTGCAGCAATAATATCAAATACATGCCCCCACAAAATATGGAACAAAAGGTGGTGTACAGAGGCCACCAAGTTACCAAGTGCGGCATCAACACAACAGAGTTTAACCATAATTTAACTGTCTATGCAGTTCAAATCGACGGTAATTTACTGTCTCTTCACAGTTCATGTTGAAACCCATCGTCATTCTCAGGGAATAATACCAGAGCTCGAATCTGGGGGTACAGGCAGGAAGTTCTGCAGATGTAACAACACAAATAATATATCAAGCTGATATCTGAAAAACACAAATAGAAGAGACAAAAGTATGTGATGCTCCGAGGTAGATTCAAATAGCATATGTGCACTACTTTGTATGCAGAAAGTGAAGCCTTTCTGGCATTGTTATCCACTGCATTATTGCGCTAGGAGACGAACATATTTGCCCCTTCTTTCCGCTGCGTCTGAGAGGTGcacaaagagaagaaaagagactCGTTTTTCGCACGCACGCTTCCTGAATTGCTAAATGATGCATTTTTTACAAAAACTTTTTatagaaaagttactttaaagatcatattaatcattttttcaagtttaaaataattacttcctccgtttcacaatgtaagtcattctagcatttcctacattcatattgatgttaatgaatctagacatgtatatctatataaattcattaacatctatatgaatgtaggaaatgctagaatgacttacattgtgaaacggagggagtaatacttattaattaattatgtactaaaagctcatctcgttttgcgtatcttctcaatcttctctttccctcttctctcaaACACAGAAGTACTGCACTTAACCTTGTCATCCCACAACATTTGCGGTCCAGAAGTGCATTACAAAAGGAGTGTATATTGTAGGAGACGTAGATGCACAATTATATGATATAAAACAATAAAGTGTAGTGCATCACATAAGTAGTAAGTATTCACCATTTCACCTAAGTAAACAGTGCAGTTTGGCAATATAAAGAGAACCAATTTTGTCAAAGGAATTTACCTGGCAAATAGGTTTGTGTGTTGATCCAACACAATGAAGATACATCCATCAATTAAAATACTCCCCGGCAGTTTGATGATCCACAAAAGCAGTTCTTAGTTCTACGAGAACCTGAAGACTCAGATCCAGCAACACCATAGTCAAAAGTCAGTTCTGTCATGGGAGGAATGTGCTTCAGTGCAAAGAACATGATATGTGGGTGGCTGTCATCTCCATGGTCATGCTGAACTGGCTGCCAGAAAACATTCGGGGAACAACTATGGTTCATGAAACGTGAGACATTTCCCATCTTTTTTGCACTAATCTTGATGGGCAGTGGCTCAAATTCATCAGCTGATACATATGTACTCTCCTCACCAATCAATTCAGGACCAAAGTTGAATTTTAATGTCTTCTCACCAGGACATACAGTCTGAAAAATGTAATCATCTTCACTGTCATCCAGATTAACTTTGAGCTCATCAATGACCTCACCAGTATACTCACAGATAAATGCACCAGCACGAATGGGATCCCAGCAGCGAAGACCCCAGCCTCGATTTGCAGTCCGGAAGACCTCAAAGTGAAATCTGACCCCTTTTTGGGTCACTCTGTTCCGGCAATTCGTAGTACAATGGCAAGCATCACCGCATTCATAAATTATTGGCTTGCGGCACGCCAAAAGTCCTGATGAGCTGTAAGGTAAGTCACCTCCGTTATGTTGTCCACAAGCACAGTTGGGATCACCAGGCAGGCAAACACTCTGGCATCCGCAACCCTGTAAGGGTTTCATAGAACTGAGGGGCCTCAAGTATTTGACTTGACTGGCATAGGTGAAATGCCCAGGTCCTTTCTCATGGTCTACCTCATTGACAAGGCAAACTGGGAGAGCTTCAGCCGCAGATGATAGATCAGGTAATATAACCCTGCCTCTGCTTGCTGGATTGTCTATCCATCCTTGAGTCATCTTCCACAATGCAGCTCCATCAGGCTGTCCAGGCTCACGCAGCAGTTTGTACTTGAAGCAATTGATACCAGACTTTGTTCTCTCCTTCCAGGACTCCTGAATCTTATAGAGGCCATCATATATGTAGATTTTTCCAGTCAGGCAAAATGGATCCCTGAAGCCCCGCACAACCCTGATCTCGTTCTTCCTATGCAGGCTCCTCTCCAGAGCAAGGTTACCTCTCTCAAGCTTTTGATCATGCCTCTCCTCACTGTTCCTACTATTGCCACCTGAACCACTGTACACCAGTGTATCTGTGTCATCATCCACATTCTCATAGCCACCTGCTGCAACAATACATATTGCCACAGAATCCTCATCGCTTCCAAATTTAGCACTCATATAATCAATGCCACCCATACTAGGAGCATGCAACCCGATGATACATAGCTCCATCCGGAAATAGAAAATATCCCCTATTTCAACTCCAGGAACAAGTCCTACCCTTTTTCCCACATTAGCCCTGATATTGCTTGCCATCATGATGGCGCCAGCCTTCAGGTCAGCCCGTTTGCTAGTCTCTTGTATTTCATCCAGTTGCAGATGTCTACGCCTAAGTGCTTCAAAGGTCATGTGGACTGCTTCCACAACCTCCCTGGGATCACTGGATGAAGGTGGTAAAAAGGCAAGCTCCTTGCCAGCAACAAAATTCTTGTAAACTGGCTTAGGGCGCTTGAACTTAACTCCATTTGAACCATCAGCAGCTGAACCAGATGATCTCTTGGACTTCCGTCCAGATGCTGAACCTGAGTAAGGTTCATCGCCATCAAGTGATACAATGCCTGGTCTGGTCTTATATGCCGAGATAGGAGTGGCATCAATAGCTCCATTATTGGTGTAGCTTGTATAAGAAACCCCATTTGCTGTGGTAGTGAAGGCAGTAGTTGAACCAAAGGTAGGAAGGATTCCAGAACCAAAACCGACAGGAAATTGGCCAACCGGAGTGACACATACCAAAGGCGGGGTGCTTGACTGGTTGACATTGATTCCCAAGGGTGCAGGGAACATAGGAGCTAACGATCTAATTGGTTTGGCATCCACGAGTTCTTGATAAGGACCAGGTATGAAATTCGACGCCCTATCCATCTCAAATGTATCAAAAATCCTGCACAAGAAAGAAGAATCTTAGTGTGTACTTGATAGAAGAAAACTTGGAGAAAGCAAGGCTTGGTAAAACATTAAGCACAGAGAGGGATCTAATAtgaaactgttttttttttactcttttcACAAACAACATAAATCAAAAATAGCATACACCTACCCAAGAGCTAAATTGGACTGTCATTCCCCATTGTCTATGGCACCTGGATTGTATTTAACATAATTAGTACTTGTGTTTTCCTCTTTGTATTGGGGGATTAGGGGTTTTATTGTGTATAcaccatatttatatatactgCACCATTGGGCTGTAATGAATACAAGCGCAATTCATAGCATGGTATCAAGGCCAAAGGTCTTGATTTCGAATCTAGACATGAGGGGGAGTGTTGAAGTAAAGAGTAAATTGCCTGGTGCCCTACTCCATCAGATTAAGCTTTTAGTTCAACTAGCTAGTGCATGCAACTCAAAAGATCGGACCTTCCCCCATGTTGAGATGAAACATTTCCTCAAGCATTAAAAAAGTTTCACTGGTACCAGATAGAACATATGCATATGGTACCATCTTATTAATTGGCAGTGATGTACATCCAAATCATATAGTCagactaaaaaaaaaactatttctcccacaaaattactccctccatctacttttgatagtcatatttccaaatctgaaaatttatccaacaacctatcatcttaataactttctcggatttaatgcatgactctccattcttccacacaagattgggcTGCATGGGTATcaaaaaatgtaaatattaatgaatcgcttgtttacgaggaatgactagtagcatgtttaaatagatgataagtagaattacttatccttggtctgtgtgccaagatgaaatatgactatcaaaagtagatggagggagtattaaatactccttccatttcatattataagtcgctttgactttttcctttgtcaaacttttttaaagtttgaccaagtttgtagaaaaatatagcaacatttccaacacaaaagcaaacatattatcaaaatatattcaatgttacatttaataaactaatttggtgttgtagatgcTGCTACATTttcctataaacttggtcagatgtaaagaagtttgattaggaaaaaagtcaaagcgatttataatatggaacggagggagtatcaagtTTCTTGGGTGCCAAGCATGAGATGTACCCCCCTCCATCCTTATTTAGATGATGTTTTAGGGTATTGGTTTTGTTTTTGAATAGCTTTTTATGTTTTGTAGGTATTATGTTCCCAAATTACCCCTAATAAAAGTAGTAGGTATATTGCTCCAATGAACTCATTTATTTCTAACCACTAGCATATTTCGTCTAGAGCTTGGCTTGGCTGTAACACGACCACTAGCACAATCCTGTTCAGCCACGCACCATGTCTACTTGTGATGAAATTGAACAAGCTGGACTAGCATAGTAATGTGGACAGCTCAGTAGAAATAAAGTATATTAATTAGGGGTAAGACAGTCTCAAGTAACACAATTGAACATCACCCTAGCCTGTGTGTTTGGCCCAAGATGACAAGTAATtcaatggagggagtagcaaactTGACTTGAATCCACATTTCACGTCAAAGTTGCCTGAATTCGTATAGCGGTTTCAACTATATTTACAACTTACCGTTATCCACTATAAGGTCAGTACTGAGACAATTATGCCAAAACCAGATTGATCAATACATAAGAGGGAAGATAAACCCCTAGTTGTCGTTTGCtctatcatgcatgcatgccgccATCCAAAGTCATCCTGCTCGTTTCACCCATTGCAACAGACAACAAGGAGGGCAGGCAGACCAGGGAAGTTCAGAAACCTACCGGAGTGTCAGAAACGGGCAGGCAGCATTTTGATGCAGCTCTCCACCAGAAATACTCACCTCACAAATGTTCGCGGTAAAGCAACCGATCTAACACGCATCCAGGATCATGCATCAATGGTATTGTAATGTGCTACCTTTTGGTGTTGAAAAAAGGCTACCTTTTCAAGCATTCCCAACTCATAGCAGCCTTATTTTGACATGAAGCCTGATGCTTAAACATCAAGTTGGGATTATAGGCGAGTAACCCCCCCTACCGCGGAACAGATAACCTCGAACAAACCCAAACTACAGCACGATTCGACAACACAATTAACTGAAATACGAAATGAACTGATGGACAAACCCTAGGATTGGAGCCCCCCAACACCAAACTAAACCACCATGATTCGAACCCAACACGCCAAACCCAAAAAAATTACTATTGAAGAAACCCTAGGAATTGGAACCCCCCTCCCTAAATCACACACGAAGGCCGAGATTCTGCGAGGCCGCACTCGCAACGGCACGCGGGCCGTTGAccaacgaaaagaaaaaaaaatcgcccGAATCGGGGGGAGAATCAcccacacgcacgcacgcacgtccAACGGGAGAGCGAGAGGAAACCCTACCTACCTGAGCAAAGGAGCCCCAACGGAGGAACGGACGGAAGCACCCGGCGGGGCGAGTGGAGAGGTGGTGGAAACCCTAGAGCAGCGCCAtcgtcctccgcctccgcgcccccCAACGTCCCCGCTTCTACTCTCCCCGACAGACAAGCGCGCGAtctgggaggaaggggaaggggaagaggggaggggagtcgtcggcgtcgcggggtgggggtgggggtgcgGGTGCGAGTGCGACCGTGCCGAGAGGTGAGAGAGTGACTAGGGTTGGGCTTAGGTGGCGGTGACGAGTGTCTGCCTGTCTGTCCCGCGTGGAGCGGTGGGAGGTGAGCCAGCCACGGGATGGATGCGGGCTCGGGGTTGGGCCGCAAAAGGGGCCGAGAGCCGATGTCTTTGGGGGGAAAAGGACGTGGACCACGCCACACGCGCGCGAGTTACGGCGAAAACATGCATACGGTGTGCGCCTGAGGTGGCCGTGCCAGCGTGCAGCGCACACAGTGACACAGCACACATGACATCCTCAACGTCCCGCAAGATTTGTCGCTAAGATTAAGGAATAAGAGAACCTGGACACGAGCAGGAGCGAAAAGACTTCCCGGAAATGTTATCCTAGATCCCTTAAAACActtgtatatttatttttatttttttattccttgtAAACACTTTTACTACTACTTTACACAATAAAATTGTCTTATGCCGTttcgttaagaaaaaaaaagtattctcACACTTCGTGTAGTGTTCCATCTATTTTTTTCTGATTACATAACAGGAGTGACAAACATTTTGTCTCACTGAAATCCCATTGATAACACGACCACGCGTGCCTACATCTATTTCCTAAAGTACTTGTCACCTGTGCTATCTATTTCTTAAAGTACTTGTCACCTGTGCTGTGTCCTAAATACTAAGTATAATCATAGGATTTTCGTTTCTCATGATCCAACCATCTAAGAATTATAGTTCACTTTCATTCATCGTAATTTAACCACTAAAATATAAATTGGTTATCAAAGATGAGACGGTAATGATCAACGCTCACAGATTATTTGAGAACGGGGGCAGTATATAACTATCTATATCAAGTATAAAGGTTGAGCAAACAGCAAGGAGTGTGGTTCGTCATAAATCAGGAGCAAACAATATGTGACAGCGATCGAGCTGCATAGTACAACATTCTTTTCTTGAGGTGGTTCTACGTTGAAATGAAACTGACGAGCTGCCTCAAGTCTGTTACACAATGTAGTGATATGGTTATAGATGATCGATCGGTCTAGCATCGAGTAATGGAGATATGATTCTAGAGCATCATGATCGGCGGTTTCTAGTCTGCGTCCATCTCCTCGAGCGCTGCCTGGGCGGCTGCCTTCGCCTGCTCCACGAGGTCGTCTGGAACCTGTATTGACAGCCCGGTAACAGAGTTCATATTTCACATGATAAGGGAGGTTCTATTTATCAAGGGAGAAGGCATGTTTATCCCTTGTATATACCTTCTCATGCTGGCGCTTTGATTCATCGCATACCCAGCTCAGCTCCAGTTCAAAGTCTTTGTCTTTAGCTTCGTCATGCACTCCATAGATTCTGCATTGGTACAAAGAAAGGTCACAGGCGAGAAAAAGAATGCAGATCTTCATTAGCTTGGTCAACATTTCCTTGTAGAAGTTATTTACGTTTTTCTGATTTGTTCACATGGTAGATGGTCTATTATGAGTCATGCATGACTCATGAGTCATGAGTACCAACAGTCCCACTGACAAGACAAATCTATAGCACAACAATTTATGCTCAGAAAAAAATCTCAAAGCTACATATTATTGTCAATCTGTAGTGCAATGCAACCAAAACTGGTGCTCATAGATCATGGTACAGTGATTATTCATGTGAACAAAGTACCTTCTGTACTTAAATCATCCAATAGATTTTTATTTGTTCTAGAGGGGAAAATTGCATTAGCTGCTGGTAGTCGACAAATAAGTGCATAGCAAATTTTAAGGCATCCATGACAGTATGAAACAAACTTTCACTTGTGAGCTCTAAGAGGGAATTTGCAGATTATAGTAAAAGGTTCAGGACATACATCTTTGCAACCTCAACAATGCCTTCTCTGCATGTAAGCTCAGAAAGATTCAGTTTCTCTATCTCCCTGTACAACATTTAATAGATGTATCAGAATTACAAACCATTGTTCATGAGTCATGACAAATAGACAGCCAACATATTCAAAAGCTGAATCATCTTTTCTTGAACCATCATAAACACATCTGATGATTGCCAACCCATTCCTTGATAAGCATTAAAACTACGAAAAAGCTAATATATGGTTCATCAAATTATAATCTAGAGTTTGGGTCAGTTTTCCCTTGGCAGTCATTCAACAACCAACACCAATTCTAGAATATCTGTGATATATTAATGAGGCTATTGTCTAGTTAATATATCAAAAAGGTGACAGAAGTGCAAGAAGTGCCAAtgccaaaataagcatataagaAACAAAGATTAGATCAACATCTTCCACCATTGAAGATGGAATACTACTTAAGGACTACTATATATGCAAGATGTGAAGAGATAACTTGATGTATATAGTAAAAATACAAAAGAATATGCTAAGTTCTAAAGATAATTATGGATCATCAAATTTAACAAGTGATGAATAAGCCACCACTATTTGCGTCCTAGTAATATGCAACAAAAAAGAAGTTGGGCACTAATGCAGAAATCATACaataaatagtactccctccgtttcacaatgtaagtcattctagcatttcccacattcatattgatgctaatgaatctagacatatatatctatctagattcattagcattaatatgaatgtgggaaatgcaagaatgatttacattgtgaaacagaggaagtatcaAAACCCTAATAGCTTACGTTTTTGCAGCCTGTCTTCCTTTCCCCAGGGCAGCACCGAAGTATTTCTGTCAAATTCGATTCAGAAAGTCATTCTTCCACATTAAAGAGTGCTTCCCAAAGAAATAATGCACATGATACTAAGCAAGAAATACGGTATCTATCATAAAAGTGCAAATATGTTCATTACATGAGTGGATGAGCCCAGCCACT
This window encodes:
- the LOC4339168 gene encoding histone-lysine N-methyltransferase, H3 lysine-9 specific SUVH1: MDRASNFIPGPYQELVDAKPIRSLAPMFPAPLGINVNQSSTPPLVCVTPVGQFPVGFGSGILPTFGSTTAFTTTANGVSYTSYTNNGAIDATPISAYKTRPGIVSLDGDEPYSGSASGRKSKRSSGSAADGSNGVKFKRPKPVYKNFVAGKELAFLPPSSSDPREVVEAVHMTFEALRRRHLQLDEIQETSKRADLKAGAIMMASNIRANVGKRVGLVPGVEIGDIFYFRMELCIIGLHAPSMGGIDYMSAKFGSDEDSVAICIVAAGGYENVDDDTDTLVYSGSGGNSRNSEERHDQKLERGNLALERSLHRKNEIRVVRGFRDPFCLTGKIYIYDGLYKIQESWKERTKSGINCFKYKLLREPGQPDGAALWKMTQGWIDNPASRGRVILPDLSSAAEALPVCLVNEVDHEKGPGHFTYASQVKYLRPLSSMKPLQGCGCQSVCLPGDPNCACGQHNGGDLPYSSSGLLACRKPIIYECGDACHCTTNCRNRVTQKGVRFHFEVFRTANRGWGLRCWDPIRAGAFICEYTGEVIDELKVNLDDSEDDYIFQTVCPGEKTLKFNFGPELIGEESTYVSADEFEPLPIKISAKKMGNVSRFMNHSCSPNVFWQPVQHDHGDDSHPHIMFFALKHIPPMTELTFDYGVAGSESSGSRRTKNCFCGSSNCRGVF